The following proteins are encoded in a genomic region of Synechococcus sp. ROS8604:
- a CDS encoding OsmC family protein, whose amino-acid sequence MTAIQCRYTGDLHCTAQHGPSGSVLNTDAPTDHDGLGESFSPTDLLATALGTCLLTIMGITARRRGWDLADASVIVEKTMTSEGPRRIQRLEAQITLPVSLSQQQKALLKRVANDCPVKRNLDSSMTIDLIWSDASPTAD is encoded by the coding sequence ATGACAGCGATTCAATGTCGATACACCGGTGATTTGCATTGCACCGCTCAGCACGGACCGTCAGGGTCCGTCTTGAACACAGATGCACCCACTGATCATGATGGTCTTGGCGAAAGCTTTTCGCCAACGGACCTGCTGGCGACAGCCCTTGGAACCTGCCTTTTGACCATCATGGGGATCACTGCACGGCGCCGCGGCTGGGACCTCGCCGATGCCTCAGTGATCGTTGAAAAAACAATGACAAGCGAGGGACCACGGCGCATTCAAAGGCTTGAAGCTCAGATCACTCTGCCTGTCTCCCTGAGTCAGCAACAGAAGGCCTTGTTGAAGCGCGTCGCAAATGATTGCCCCGTGAAACGAAATCTCGACTCTTCAATGACAATTGATTTGATCTGGAGCGATGCCAGTCCCACGGCCGATTAG